From one Oncorhynchus clarkii lewisi isolate Uvic-CL-2024 chromosome 6, UVic_Ocla_1.0, whole genome shotgun sequence genomic stretch:
- the LOC139410815 gene encoding phosphatidylinositol-3,5-bisphosphate 3-phosphatase MTMR3-like isoform X3 — MEEEGPQSMECIQANQIFPKKPPVLEEGSLQVPFPELHGEFTKYVGRAEDAIIAMSSYRLHIKFKDSIVNSDSCCEVSVPLQLIETVECRDMFQLHVTCKDCKVVRCQFSTLEQCQEWLKRLNAAVRPPSCLEDLFSFPFHAWCVDVYAGEKEQHGELCRPGEHVTSWFKNEVERMGFDTQNAWRISDINSKFRLCSSYPQQLLVPAWITDKELENVAAFRSWKRFPAVVFRHQSTGAVIARCGQPEVSWWGWRNADDEHLVQSIARACAVDCSSRKHLANGSYINGTNGIIGTNDLVDTDFESSLTNSSEVETLAIQPQKLLILDARSYAAAVANRAKGGGCECPEYYPNCEVVFMGMANIHSIRKSFQSLRFLCTQMPDPANWLSALESTKWLQHLSLLLKAALLVLNAVDRDHRPVLVHCSDGWDRTPQIAALSKLLLDPYYRTIEGFQVLVETEWLDFGHKFADRCGHGENSEDLNERCPVFLQWLDCVHQLQRQFPCSFEFNEAFLVKMVQHSYSCLFGTFLCNSGKEREDRQVRERTCSVWSLLRPANRALRNMLYSSHSETVLHPVCHVRNLMLWTAVYLPSSSPTTPSDESCAPYPVPGANPEDTPLGRRPKTRSFDNLPSACELGSSLAPNRRSSDPNLNEKWQDHRRSLELNIAMGPDGGGAQEGRANGQPGAAGRQAGTADSEPEDSPEGGQIELRDRASKGLLAAGEELELSIELAVAEGQMENILQEATKEEVGADTQREANAAAPLAVAQTLIDANVNGRETAKEASTSDGKADKQANVNGAENQTEATITNGHHPEKGTDEPEEESSVSPGSPTDVPEEQEVAVPEEQEVVEKQEEVLVKHVLVNRTAQEEPDHNPSTSTPSPAHAALRTMINGFGERTPVAAENHLPPELKSSRHLSEVLVQADKRASLMESSTETLTEEASTRPEAPVQVSICAGPQPCSEGRSQPPCHRRVNGEAEPEQGAPRTSNGGHKRPSVSAFQSLSADPSREGLCNGESLEGETCSGPHWAKVNGEWAPLSRQVSLASCSSLTHHRRGSCSQHRCLHALLGRPAATPSPEQPARSHLDDDGLTLHTDAIQQRLRQIEAGHQMEVETLKKQVQELWSRLESHHHAASLRINGDMGDEVTSMTDSEYNLDASCLSRCSTELFSEASWEQVDKNDTEVTRWYPDHLAAQCYGCESRFWLATRKHHCSDREPVQEELWECILCQLLRPEDTRAKPAAV, encoded by the exons ATG gaggaggaggggccgCAGAGCATGGAATGTATCCAGGCCAATCAGATCTTCCCCAAGAAGCCCCCAGTCCTGGAGGAGGGGAGCCTGCAG GTGCCTTTTCCCGAGCTGCATGGGGAGTTCACAAAGTACGTGGGGAGAGCGGAGGATGCAATCATCGCCATGTCCAGCTACCGCCTCCACATCAAGTTCAAAGACTCCATCGTAAAT AGTGACAGTTGTTGTGAGGTGTCA GTCCCTCTGCAGCTCATAGAGACTGTGGAGTGTCGTGACATGTTCCAGCTCCATGTCACCTGCAAGGACTGTAAGGTCGTCAG GTGTCAATTCTCCACCTTAGAGCAGTGTCAGGAGTGGCTGAAGCGGCTGAACGCTGCGGTCCGCCCTCCGTCTTGCTTGGAGGACCTCTTCTCCTTCCCCTTCCATGCCTGGTGTGTGGACGTGTATGCCGGGGAGAAGGAGCAGCACGGGGAGCTGTGCAGGCCAG gagagcatgTGACCTCCTGGTTCAAGAATGAGGTGGAGAGGATGGGCTTCGACACTCAAAACGCCTGGAGGATATCTGACATCAACAGCAAGTTCAG GCTGTGCTCCAGCTATCCGCAGCAGCTCCTGGTGCCAGCCTGGATCACAGACAAGGAGCTGGAGAACGTGGCAGCCTTCCGCTCCTGGAAGAGGTTCCCGGCCGTTGTGTTCAG gCACCAGAGCACTGGGGCTGTGATCGCCCGCTGCGGCCAGCCGGAGGTCAGTTGGTGGGGCTGGAGGAATGCAGACGACGAGCACCTGGTCCAGTCCATCGCCAGGGCCTGTGCTGTGGACTGCAGCTCCCGCAAACACCTGGCAAACGGATCCTACatcaatggaaccaatggaatcaTCGGCACCAATGACCTCGTGGACACTGACTTCG AATCGTCCCTGACGAACAGCTCGGAGGTAGAGACACTGGCCATCCAGCCACAAAAGCTGCTGATCCTGGATGCCAGGTCCTATGCAGCGGCTGTGGCCAACAGGGCCAAGGGAGGGGGCTGTGAATGCCCAG AGTACTACCCCAACTGTGAGGTTGTGTTCATGGGCATGGCCAACATTCACTCCATCCGCAAGAGTTTCCAGTCCCTGCGCTTCCTCTGCACCCAGATGCCAGACCCGGCCAA CTGGCTGTCTGCTCTGGAGAGCACCAAGTGGCTGCAGCATCTGTCTCTGCTGCTGAAGGCTGCCCTGCTGGTGTTGAACGCTGTGGACCGCGACCACAGACCTGTTCTGGTGCACTGCTCTGACGGATGGGACCGCACGCCCCAGATCGCTGCCCTGTCCAAGCTCTTGTTGGACCCATACTACCGCACCATTGAG GGTTTCCAGGTGCTGGTGGAGACTGAGTGGCTGGACTTTGGCCATAAGTTTGCTGACCGCTGTGGCCACGGGGAGAACTCAGAGGACCTGAACGAGCGCTGCCCGGTCTTCCTGCAGTGGCTGGACTGTGTTCACCAGCTCCAAAGGCAGTTCCCATGCTCCTTTGAGTTCAATGAGGCCTTCCTG GTGAAGATGGTGCAGCATTCCTACTCGTGTCTGTTTGGCACCTTCCTGTGCAACagtgggaaggagagggaggaccGTCAGGTTCGGGAGAGGACCTGCTCCGTGTGGTCACTGCTGCGACCAGCCAACCGCGCCTTGAGGAACATGCTCTACTCCTCCCACTCCGAGACT GTGCTCCACCCAGTGTGTCATGTACGTAACCTGATGCTGTGGACGGCAGTCTACCTTCCCAGCTCCTCCCCCACCACGCCCTCTGACGAGTCGTGTGCACCCTATCCTGTGCCAGGTGCCAACCCTGAGGACACTCCCCTGGGCAG ACGTCCAAAGACCCGTTCCTTCGATAACTTGCCCAGCGCATGTGAGCTGGGGAGCTCGTTGGCCCCAAACCGGCGCTCCAGTGACCCAAACCTGAATGAGAAGTGGCAGGACCACCGGCGCTCTCTGGAGCTCAACATCGCTATGGGGCCCGACGGAGGGGGAGCTCAGGAAGGGCGTGCTAACGGCCAGCCTGGAGCAGCAGGGCGTCAGGCAGGCACGGCCGACTCTGAGCCGGAAGACAGCCCTGAAGGAGGGCAGATTGAGCTGAGAGACAGAGCCTCCAAGGGGTTGTTAGCAGCAGGAGAAGAGCTTGAGCTCTCCATTGAGCTGGCTGTGGCAGAGGGACAGATGGAGAACATTCTCCAGGAAGCAACAAAGGAGGAGGTTGGTGCTGATACTCAGAGAGAAGCTAACGCTGCTGCTCCTCTTGCCGTGGCTCAAACTCTGATTGATGCTAATGTTAATGGAAGAGAGACGGCGAAAGAGGCCAGCACCAGTGATGGTAAGGCTGATAAACAAGCTAACGTCAATGGGGCTGAGAATCAGACGGAGGCTACTATCACTAATGGGCATCACCCAGAGAAGGGCACAGATGAGCCTGAGGAGGAGTCTAGTGTCTCTCCAGGCAGTCCCACAGACGTTCCAGAGGAGCAGGAGGTGGCCGTTCCAGAGGAGCAGGAGGTGGTAGAGAAGCAGGAAGAAGTGCTGGTGAAGCATGTTCTGGTGAACCGTACTGCCCAGGAGGAGCCAGACCACAACCCTAGCACCAGCACCCCCAGCCCAGCCCACGCTGCCCTTAGAACTATGATCAATGGCTTTGGAGAGAGGACACCAGTGGCTGCTGAGAATCACCTTCCACCAGAGCTTAAGTCCAGCAGACATCTCTCAGAGGTCCTGGTGCAGGCTGACAAGAGGGCCTCCCTCATGGAGAGCTCAACAGAGACTCTGACTGAAGAGGCCAGCACCAGGCCAGAGGCCCCAGTGCAGGTATCCATCTGTGCAGGCCCCCAGCCCTGCTCTGAAGGCAGGAGTCAACCCCCCTGCCACAGGAGAGTGAACGGGGAGGCAGAGCCAGAGCAGGGGGCACCCAGGACTTCAAATGGAGGACACAAGCGGCCCTCCGTCAGTGCCTTCCAGTCTTTGAGTGCTGATCCCAGCAGGGAGGGACTGTGTAATGGCGAGAGCTTGGAGGGGGAGACCTGCAGTGGCCCTCACTGGGCCAAGGTGAATGGGGAGTGGGCCCCACTGAGCCGCCAGGTGTCCCTGgcctcctgcagctccctgaccCACCACCGCCGGGGCAGCTGCTCCCAGCACCGCTGCCTCCATGCCTTACTGGGGCGCCCTGCCGCCACACCCAGCCCCGAGCAGCCGGCCCGCAGTCACCTGGACGATGACGGGCTGACGCTCCACACGGACGCCATCCAGCAGCGGTTGAGGCAGATTGAGGCAGGCCACCAGATGGAGGTGGAGACGCTGAAGAAGCAGGTGCAGGAGCTGTGGAGCCGCCTGGAGAGCCATCACCACGCAGCATCCCTCAGGATCAACGGAGATATGGGAGACGAAGTG ACCTCAATGACAGACTCTGAGTATAACCTGGATGCTAGCTGCCTGTCCCGCTGCAGCACAGAGCTCTTCTCTGAGGCTAGCTGGGAGCAGGTGGACAAGAATGACACTGAG GTGACCCGCTGGTACCCGGACCACTTGGCAGCCCAGTGCTACGGGTGTGAGAGTAGGTTCTGGCTCGCCACCAGGAAGCATCACTGCAG tgacaGGGAGCCTGTCCAAGAG GAACTGTGGGAATGTATTCTGTGCCAGCTGCTGCGACCAGAAGATACCCGTGCCAAGCCAGCAGCTGTTTGA
- the LOC139410815 gene encoding phosphatidylinositol-3,5-bisphosphate 3-phosphatase MTMR3-like isoform X1 gives MEEEGPQSMECIQANQIFPKKPPVLEEGSLQVPFPELHGEFTKYVGRAEDAIIAMSSYRLHIKFKDSIVNSDSCCEVSVPLQLIETVECRDMFQLHVTCKDCKVVRCQFSTLEQCQEWLKRLNAAVRPPSCLEDLFSFPFHAWCVDVYAGEKEQHGELCRPGEHVTSWFKNEVERMGFDTQNAWRISDINSKFRLCSSYPQQLLVPAWITDKELENVAAFRSWKRFPAVVFRHQSTGAVIARCGQPEVSWWGWRNADDEHLVQSIARACAVDCSSRKHLANGSYINGTNGIIGTNDLVDTDFESSLTNSSEVETLAIQPQKLLILDARSYAAAVANRAKGGGCECPEYYPNCEVVFMGMANIHSIRKSFQSLRFLCTQMPDPANWLSALESTKWLQHLSLLLKAALLVLNAVDRDHRPVLVHCSDGWDRTPQIAALSKLLLDPYYRTIEGFQVLVETEWLDFGHKFADRCGHGENSEDLNERCPVFLQWLDCVHQLQRQFPCSFEFNEAFLVKMVQHSYSCLFGTFLCNSGKEREDRQVRERTCSVWSLLRPANRALRNMLYSSHSETVLHPVCHVRNLMLWTAVYLPSSSPTTPSDESCAPYPVPGANPEDTPLGRRPKTRSFDNLPSACELGSSLAPNRRSSDPNLNEKWQDHRRSLELNIAMGPDGGGAQEGRANGQPGAAGRQAGTADSEPEDSPEGGQIELRDRASKGLLAAGEELELSIELAVAEGQMENILQEATKEEVGADTQREANAAAPLAVAQTLIDANVNGRETAKEASTSDGKADKQANVNGAENQTEATITNGHHPEKGTDEPEEESSVSPGSPTDVPEEQEVAVPEEQEVVEKQEEVLVKHVLVNRTAQEEPDHNPSTSTPSPAHAALRTMINGFGERTPVAAENHLPPELKSSRHLSEVLVQADKRASLMESSTETLTEEASTRPEAPVQVSICAGPQPCSEGRSQPPCHRRVNGEAEPEQGAPRTSNGGHKRPSVSAFQSLSADPSREGLCNGESLEGETCSGPHWAKVNGEWAPLSRQVSLASCSSLTHHRRGSCSQHRCLHALLGRPAATPSPEQPARSHLDDDGLTLHTDAIQQRLRQIEAGHQMEVETLKKQVQELWSRLESHHHAASLRINGDMGDEVTSMTDSEYNLDASCLSRCSTELFSEASWEQVDKNDTEVTRWYPDHLAAQCYGCESRFWLATRKHHCSDREPVQEVWNCGNVFCASCCDQKIPVPSQQLFEPTRVCKTCYGSLQINTTPNPMELELEEPITASSN, from the exons ATG gaggaggaggggccgCAGAGCATGGAATGTATCCAGGCCAATCAGATCTTCCCCAAGAAGCCCCCAGTCCTGGAGGAGGGGAGCCTGCAG GTGCCTTTTCCCGAGCTGCATGGGGAGTTCACAAAGTACGTGGGGAGAGCGGAGGATGCAATCATCGCCATGTCCAGCTACCGCCTCCACATCAAGTTCAAAGACTCCATCGTAAAT AGTGACAGTTGTTGTGAGGTGTCA GTCCCTCTGCAGCTCATAGAGACTGTGGAGTGTCGTGACATGTTCCAGCTCCATGTCACCTGCAAGGACTGTAAGGTCGTCAG GTGTCAATTCTCCACCTTAGAGCAGTGTCAGGAGTGGCTGAAGCGGCTGAACGCTGCGGTCCGCCCTCCGTCTTGCTTGGAGGACCTCTTCTCCTTCCCCTTCCATGCCTGGTGTGTGGACGTGTATGCCGGGGAGAAGGAGCAGCACGGGGAGCTGTGCAGGCCAG gagagcatgTGACCTCCTGGTTCAAGAATGAGGTGGAGAGGATGGGCTTCGACACTCAAAACGCCTGGAGGATATCTGACATCAACAGCAAGTTCAG GCTGTGCTCCAGCTATCCGCAGCAGCTCCTGGTGCCAGCCTGGATCACAGACAAGGAGCTGGAGAACGTGGCAGCCTTCCGCTCCTGGAAGAGGTTCCCGGCCGTTGTGTTCAG gCACCAGAGCACTGGGGCTGTGATCGCCCGCTGCGGCCAGCCGGAGGTCAGTTGGTGGGGCTGGAGGAATGCAGACGACGAGCACCTGGTCCAGTCCATCGCCAGGGCCTGTGCTGTGGACTGCAGCTCCCGCAAACACCTGGCAAACGGATCCTACatcaatggaaccaatggaatcaTCGGCACCAATGACCTCGTGGACACTGACTTCG AATCGTCCCTGACGAACAGCTCGGAGGTAGAGACACTGGCCATCCAGCCACAAAAGCTGCTGATCCTGGATGCCAGGTCCTATGCAGCGGCTGTGGCCAACAGGGCCAAGGGAGGGGGCTGTGAATGCCCAG AGTACTACCCCAACTGTGAGGTTGTGTTCATGGGCATGGCCAACATTCACTCCATCCGCAAGAGTTTCCAGTCCCTGCGCTTCCTCTGCACCCAGATGCCAGACCCGGCCAA CTGGCTGTCTGCTCTGGAGAGCACCAAGTGGCTGCAGCATCTGTCTCTGCTGCTGAAGGCTGCCCTGCTGGTGTTGAACGCTGTGGACCGCGACCACAGACCTGTTCTGGTGCACTGCTCTGACGGATGGGACCGCACGCCCCAGATCGCTGCCCTGTCCAAGCTCTTGTTGGACCCATACTACCGCACCATTGAG GGTTTCCAGGTGCTGGTGGAGACTGAGTGGCTGGACTTTGGCCATAAGTTTGCTGACCGCTGTGGCCACGGGGAGAACTCAGAGGACCTGAACGAGCGCTGCCCGGTCTTCCTGCAGTGGCTGGACTGTGTTCACCAGCTCCAAAGGCAGTTCCCATGCTCCTTTGAGTTCAATGAGGCCTTCCTG GTGAAGATGGTGCAGCATTCCTACTCGTGTCTGTTTGGCACCTTCCTGTGCAACagtgggaaggagagggaggaccGTCAGGTTCGGGAGAGGACCTGCTCCGTGTGGTCACTGCTGCGACCAGCCAACCGCGCCTTGAGGAACATGCTCTACTCCTCCCACTCCGAGACT GTGCTCCACCCAGTGTGTCATGTACGTAACCTGATGCTGTGGACGGCAGTCTACCTTCCCAGCTCCTCCCCCACCACGCCCTCTGACGAGTCGTGTGCACCCTATCCTGTGCCAGGTGCCAACCCTGAGGACACTCCCCTGGGCAG ACGTCCAAAGACCCGTTCCTTCGATAACTTGCCCAGCGCATGTGAGCTGGGGAGCTCGTTGGCCCCAAACCGGCGCTCCAGTGACCCAAACCTGAATGAGAAGTGGCAGGACCACCGGCGCTCTCTGGAGCTCAACATCGCTATGGGGCCCGACGGAGGGGGAGCTCAGGAAGGGCGTGCTAACGGCCAGCCTGGAGCAGCAGGGCGTCAGGCAGGCACGGCCGACTCTGAGCCGGAAGACAGCCCTGAAGGAGGGCAGATTGAGCTGAGAGACAGAGCCTCCAAGGGGTTGTTAGCAGCAGGAGAAGAGCTTGAGCTCTCCATTGAGCTGGCTGTGGCAGAGGGACAGATGGAGAACATTCTCCAGGAAGCAACAAAGGAGGAGGTTGGTGCTGATACTCAGAGAGAAGCTAACGCTGCTGCTCCTCTTGCCGTGGCTCAAACTCTGATTGATGCTAATGTTAATGGAAGAGAGACGGCGAAAGAGGCCAGCACCAGTGATGGTAAGGCTGATAAACAAGCTAACGTCAATGGGGCTGAGAATCAGACGGAGGCTACTATCACTAATGGGCATCACCCAGAGAAGGGCACAGATGAGCCTGAGGAGGAGTCTAGTGTCTCTCCAGGCAGTCCCACAGACGTTCCAGAGGAGCAGGAGGTGGCCGTTCCAGAGGAGCAGGAGGTGGTAGAGAAGCAGGAAGAAGTGCTGGTGAAGCATGTTCTGGTGAACCGTACTGCCCAGGAGGAGCCAGACCACAACCCTAGCACCAGCACCCCCAGCCCAGCCCACGCTGCCCTTAGAACTATGATCAATGGCTTTGGAGAGAGGACACCAGTGGCTGCTGAGAATCACCTTCCACCAGAGCTTAAGTCCAGCAGACATCTCTCAGAGGTCCTGGTGCAGGCTGACAAGAGGGCCTCCCTCATGGAGAGCTCAACAGAGACTCTGACTGAAGAGGCCAGCACCAGGCCAGAGGCCCCAGTGCAGGTATCCATCTGTGCAGGCCCCCAGCCCTGCTCTGAAGGCAGGAGTCAACCCCCCTGCCACAGGAGAGTGAACGGGGAGGCAGAGCCAGAGCAGGGGGCACCCAGGACTTCAAATGGAGGACACAAGCGGCCCTCCGTCAGTGCCTTCCAGTCTTTGAGTGCTGATCCCAGCAGGGAGGGACTGTGTAATGGCGAGAGCTTGGAGGGGGAGACCTGCAGTGGCCCTCACTGGGCCAAGGTGAATGGGGAGTGGGCCCCACTGAGCCGCCAGGTGTCCCTGgcctcctgcagctccctgaccCACCACCGCCGGGGCAGCTGCTCCCAGCACCGCTGCCTCCATGCCTTACTGGGGCGCCCTGCCGCCACACCCAGCCCCGAGCAGCCGGCCCGCAGTCACCTGGACGATGACGGGCTGACGCTCCACACGGACGCCATCCAGCAGCGGTTGAGGCAGATTGAGGCAGGCCACCAGATGGAGGTGGAGACGCTGAAGAAGCAGGTGCAGGAGCTGTGGAGCCGCCTGGAGAGCCATCACCACGCAGCATCCCTCAGGATCAACGGAGATATGGGAGACGAAGTG ACCTCAATGACAGACTCTGAGTATAACCTGGATGCTAGCTGCCTGTCCCGCTGCAGCACAGAGCTCTTCTCTGAGGCTAGCTGGGAGCAGGTGGACAAGAATGACACTGAG GTGACCCGCTGGTACCCGGACCACTTGGCAGCCCAGTGCTACGGGTGTGAGAGTAGGTTCTGGCTCGCCACCAGGAAGCATCACTGCAG tgacaGGGAGCCTGTCCAAGAGGTCTG GAACTGTGGGAATGTATTCTGTGCCAGCTGCTGCGACCAGAAGATACCCGTGCCAAGCCAGCAGCTGTTTGAGCCCACCCGTGTTTGTAAGACCTGCTACGGCAGCCTCCAGATCAATACAACTCCCAATCCCATGGAACTGGAGCTGGAAGAACCCATCACAGCCAGCTCCAACTAG